A portion of the Oxynema aestuarii AP17 genome contains these proteins:
- a CDS encoding DUF3769 domain-containing protein, which translates to MPYPALPPEPPSIVITFDYRCSSTPRSPALSSPGSPSVEAIGSELFQPLTDASLLGTPLEIDLSPQPRDDRRTGDPASVRPGAIAPPEAIVETEFFDAPRPLPSTARNPGKTVKPRREIPAPDPSKIGQVLRKIPGEPHSLPHRSPGDFYRSLESVYTRQSGQSPQVANPAPTSPPAEVIPSQVVELRSNRQQYDTEARVVTAEGEVLMRFRGAILASDWLQMNLDSRIAVAEGDAIYTKGPQVLRGDRIEYDTVRNLGEVNVARGELFFPSAAQDFGPPLPTDVTSTALQDRALVDRLRAGQPPKRVLPGGGVFVGTGGGRQFGLPAIGGTLNRLRFEAERLNFNDEGWEGTNVRISNDPFSPPELEFRAEYARGRRLSPEQDEIVAKRGRLVFDQKVSIPIVRERVIIDRSDRDPSLIRFGYDREDRGGLYVESTVAPPLPGPFRLNLIPQYYLQRSLEEGTGTFDRLFGLKAKLQGNLTPTTTLTGSAVFTNFDFNGDEENPLDPNENDNFRGSLRLQQQLGGYRVSGEYSYRDRLFNGSLGYQTVQQSLGVVVTSPVIPLGKTGFNLSYQGSAQAIEADSDRLELLEPIRENNRIDLNRYQASASLSRGVLLWKGDSLPATPTQGLRYTNAPVVPYVSLFGGLTAVATAYSNDDTQNTLTGTIGIQGQFGHFSRPWLDYTGFNLGLSRVWQDGESPFLFDRIADAKVLSAGIVQQIYGPFRLGVQTSINLDTGERIGTDYRIEYSRRTYGVTLSYNPERAIGNLTLRISDFNWVSGGETFSSPEVRSVDGGVRR; encoded by the coding sequence ATGCCTTATCCGGCTCTCCCGCCCGAACCACCCTCTATTGTCATTACCTTCGACTATCGCTGTTCATCCACCCCGCGATCGCCCGCCCTTTCTTCCCCAGGATCGCCGTCTGTAGAGGCGATCGGCTCGGAATTGTTTCAACCGCTCACCGATGCGTCCTTGCTCGGGACGCCTCTCGAAATCGACTTATCCCCGCAACCGAGGGACGATCGCCGTACCGGAGATCCCGCTTCAGTCCGTCCCGGAGCGATCGCCCCGCCCGAGGCGATCGTCGAAACCGAATTTTTCGACGCGCCCCGTCCCCTTCCGTCCACGGCGCGCAACCCGGGTAAAACCGTAAAACCCCGCCGCGAAATTCCAGCACCGGATCCGAGCAAAATCGGGCAAGTGCTGCGCAAAATTCCCGGAGAACCCCACAGTCTCCCGCACCGATCGCCCGGTGATTTTTACCGAAGCCTCGAATCGGTCTATACCCGGCAAAGCGGTCAATCCCCACAAGTCGCGAACCCCGCCCCGACCAGTCCGCCTGCGGAAGTCATCCCCTCTCAGGTCGTGGAACTGCGATCGAACCGCCAACAGTACGATACCGAGGCCCGAGTCGTCACCGCCGAAGGAGAGGTTTTAATGCGCTTTCGCGGGGCGATCCTGGCGTCCGACTGGCTGCAAATGAATCTCGATAGCCGGATTGCCGTCGCCGAAGGAGACGCCATCTATACTAAAGGGCCGCAAGTGCTGCGCGGCGATCGCATCGAATACGATACCGTTCGTAACCTCGGCGAAGTCAACGTCGCCCGAGGGGAACTCTTTTTCCCCTCCGCCGCCCAAGATTTCGGTCCGCCCTTACCCACCGATGTCACGTCCACCGCCTTGCAAGACCGCGCCCTGGTCGATCGCCTGCGCGCCGGACAACCGCCCAAACGGGTGTTACCCGGGGGCGGCGTCTTCGTCGGAACCGGAGGCGGGCGCCAATTTGGCTTGCCCGCGATCGGGGGAACCCTCAACCGCTTGCGCTTTGAAGCCGAACGCCTCAATTTCAACGATGAAGGCTGGGAAGGAACCAACGTGCGGATCTCGAACGATCCGTTTTCCCCTCCAGAATTGGAATTTCGCGCGGAATACGCCCGAGGTCGGCGCCTGTCTCCAGAACAAGATGAAATCGTCGCCAAACGGGGCCGCTTGGTGTTCGACCAAAAAGTTTCGATCCCGATCGTGCGCGAACGGGTGATTATCGATCGCTCCGATCGCGATCCGTCTCTGATTCGCTTCGGTTACGACCGCGAAGACCGAGGCGGGTTGTACGTAGAAAGCACCGTGGCGCCGCCCCTTCCCGGCCCGTTTCGCCTCAATTTAATCCCCCAATATTACCTCCAGCGATCCCTCGAAGAAGGAACCGGAACCTTCGATCGCCTCTTCGGACTCAAGGCGAAATTGCAGGGGAATTTGACGCCGACGACGACCTTGACCGGATCGGCGGTGTTTACCAATTTCGACTTTAACGGCGACGAGGAAAACCCCCTCGATCCCAACGAAAATGACAATTTTCGCGGCAGTTTGCGCCTACAGCAACAACTCGGCGGCTATCGCGTCTCCGGGGAATATTCTTACCGCGATCGCCTCTTTAACGGGTCGTTGGGCTATCAAACAGTCCAGCAAAGTCTCGGGGTGGTGGTCACCTCTCCGGTGATTCCCTTGGGGAAAACTGGGTTTAATTTGAGCTATCAAGGCAGTGCCCAGGCGATCGAAGCGGACAGCGATCGCCTCGAATTGCTCGAACCGATTCGGGAAAATAACCGCATCGACCTCAATCGCTACCAAGCCAGTGCCTCTCTCAGTCGCGGGGTGCTATTGTGGAAAGGTGATAGCTTGCCCGCGACCCCAACGCAAGGGCTACGTTATACGAATGCTCCAGTGGTTCCCTACGTCAGTCTCTTTGGCGGCTTGACGGCAGTCGCTACCGCGTACAGCAACGACGATACCCAAAATACATTGACAGGAACGATCGGCATTCAGGGACAGTTCGGTCATTTTTCTCGCCCTTGGTTGGACTATACTGGGTTTAACTTGGGATTGTCGCGCGTTTGGCAAGATGGGGAATCGCCGTTCTTGTTCGATCGCATTGCGGATGCCAAGGTACTGTCTGCTGGAATCGTCCAGCAAATTTACGGTCCGTTCCGCCTCGGGGTGCAAACGTCGATTAACTTGGATACGGGAGAGCGGATCGGGACGGATTACCGTATAGAGTACAGTCGTCGCACTTATGGTGTAACACTGAGCTATAACCCGGAGCGAGCGATCGGAAACCTCACTTTAAGGATTAGCGATTTTAACTGGGTCAGTGGTGGCGAGACCTTTTCCAGCCCGGAGGTGCGATCGGTGGATGGAGGAGTGCGCCGTTAG
- a CDS encoding photosystem II reaction center protein I, producing MVTLKIAVYLTVTFFVVLFVFGFLNGDPARNPKRRDLE from the coding sequence ATGGTCACCCTAAAAATTGCCGTTTATTTGACGGTCACTTTCTTTGTTGTCTTATTCGTATTTGGCTTTTTAAATGGAGACCCGGCGCGCAACCCGAAACGACGCGATTTAGAATAA